In Crassostrea angulata isolate pt1a10 chromosome 6, ASM2561291v2, whole genome shotgun sequence, a genomic segment contains:
- the LOC128190459 gene encoding uncharacterized protein LOC128190459, giving the protein MRKSNHRPFTAGSTISNRYDPLPRIWRPTTSICPKDSQDEEEKENDDESNIESSSDETYDSDSTVSATESDYRPSRHCSAESSSAKTSPTIKSEGELMDEESVPLDEFVKSKLEGLSSLKDQGCHFGEVSMEHTAKRMDIKEPDCCHCLANLMHYESEGFGPWKTTCRHRHNRQHKRTEQNSSNSSKLCQATSLYQKLYGNASKSLSYPFSHFDNSEKYIQQYKELCSSVGKFQQAWDLSTGNKITLSDPYLKKLRSKACSIAESFDVFAIMAVERDTSEKETPEINGDSLRSMTVNDRGKNLNLAPVRDSPPLELSSQQYLGKPTSKNFTPFNQYLNLVIPKTTINGNNIQLHIDNPKDVWTPRFETNRNPAKHSHRRSESVDTHSRHSKKKSSDGSSTSRRFSGGNRASELRLQRAATLSAEGTGIRRESGCIIPPPAAISQNTSILTKRNCKTQIQKTKCVSQIRAMLSDLDSCKGKLDRTCRRFENAKIGPEAKHDRVIPATKTFRVEGQTCRTEDQLSIIHRLRKEKERTLRVSAVQ; this is encoded by the exons ATGCGGAAAAGTAACCATAGACCCTTTACAGCTGGCTCAACAATTTCCAATAGGTACGACCCTCTGCCGCGAATCTGGAGGCCTACTACTTCCATATGTCCTAAAGATAGCCAGGATGAAGAAGAAAAGGAAAACGATGACGAATCGAACATTGAAAGCAGTTCAGACGAGACATACGACAGCGACTCTACGGTTTCGGCAACTGAATCAGATTACAGACCTTCGCGCCATTGTTCAGCGGAATCATCTTCTGCGAAGACATCTCCTACGATAAAATCGGAGGGGGAATTGATGGACGAAGAAAGTGTGCCTCTCGATGAGTTTGTAAAAAGTAAACTCGAAGGACTTTCGTCTCTAAAGGACCAGGGTTGCCATTTTGGGGAGGTTTCAATGGAGCACACAGCCAAAAGAATGGATATAAAAGAACCAGACTGTTGCCATTGTCTTGCAAACCTAATGCATTATGAATCGGAAGGTTTTGGTCCCTGGAAAACAACTTGTAGACATAGACATAATCGACAACACAAGAGAACCGAGCAAAACAGTTCAAACTCATCAAAACTGTGCCAAGCAACGAGCCTCTATCAAAAACTTTACGGAAATGCGTCGAAGAGTTTAAGTTACCCTTTCTCTCATTTCGATAACAGTGAGAAGTATATTCAGCAATATAAAGAGTTATGTTCTTCGGTTGGCAAATTCCAGCAAGCATGGGATCTTTCTACGGGGAATAAGATTACCTTGTCAGATCCATACTTGAAGAAGCTGCGTTCAAAAGCGTG ctccATTGCTGAAAGTTTCGATGTCTTCGCAATAATGGCTGTAGAAAGAGACACGAG TGAAAAAGAAACACCTGAAATCAATGGAGATTCACTTCGCTCGATGACAGTCAATGACCGGggaaaaaatcttaatttagcACCTGTGCGGGACTCGCCTCCTCTAGAGTTATCTTCGCAGCAATATCTAGGAAAACCCACGAGCAAGAACTTTACGCCCTTTAACCAATACTTAAATCTTGTGATTCCAAAGACAACGATAAACGGAAACAACATTCAGCTTCACATTGACAATCCGAAAGACGTTTGGACTCCGAGGTTTGAGACCAACCGGAACCCCGCCAAACATTCTCACAGACGGTCCGAAAGCGTCGACACGCATTCGCGACACTCGAAAAAGAAATCGTCAGACGGCAGCTCAACATCAAGGCGGTTTTCCGGTGGAAATAGGGCCAGTGAACTTCGATTACAACGTGCAGCAACACTGAGTGCGGAAGGCACCGGAATCAGGAGAGAGTCGGGATGCATTATCCCGCCGCCTGCAGCCATATCACAGAATACCTCAATTTTGACAAAACGCAATTGcaaaacacaaattcaaaaaaCGAAATGTGTCAGTCAAATTCGTGCCATGTTATCTGATCTCGACAGCTGTAAAGGAAAGCTAGATCGCACGTGCAGACGATTTGAAAATGCGAAAATAGGTCCTGAGGCAAAGCATGACCGGGTCATTCCAGCCACGAAGACATTTAGAGTCGAAGGACAAACATGTAGAACAGAAGACCAGCTCAGTATAATCCATCGCCtaagaaaagaaaaggaaagaacGCTGAGGGTTTCAGCAGTTCAATAA
- the LOC128189597 gene encoding uncharacterized protein LOC128189597, with amino-acid sequence MFSSHTSLMCCLAFAVFKSGLSTSTKQKLTLYLHGVSWNDAKTVCETNGGTLLKITTSTKQYFLEQYLANEWSTHLSGGVWIGLHEIDPLDGSNVQWVGCEDPMYRNLAVPGPSSTPDDSKCFTVDFAGQWKSERCDQKFGFVCEENMGQCDFDRMYPGTGCGVASPQKSEVTLSDCLNNCRNIPIQPGGEECWGVGFYLNYAQEDCWMFLSVDPEACAKDNFQFASIDMYIKTCFTQTVNSTVVSDNSNSLSPESSCLIQYSTSQTEVASVSTSTLPDVTTQSMALEKTSPQYSTETCFCPCETNSTVSLEEVLARIKRELTIDKKETSAYIRTKTCAEDNRRSSQFIGFGGIVFIAIEIGFFILLDFPNVVDMFRLLKKNVYSR; translated from the exons ATGTTTTCTTCGCATACTTCGTTGATGTGCTGTTTGGCTTTTGCAGTCTTCAAATCAG GATTATCGACTTCAACCAAACAAAAGCTAACGCTTTACTTGCATGGCGTATCCTGGAATGATGCGAAGACCGTCTGCGAGACAAATGGCGGAACCTTGCTGAAGATAACCACCTCCACAAAACAATACTTCTTGGAGCAATATTTAGCAAACGAATGGAGTACGCATTT aagtGGAGGTGTATGGATTGGTTTACATGAAATTGATCCGCTTGATGGATCAAACGTGCAGTGGGTTGGATGCGAAGATCCAATGTACAGAAACCTCGCTGTCCCCGGTCCAAGTTCGACTCCAGACGACAGCAAATGTTTTACGGTTGATTTTGCTGGACAGTGGAAGTCGGAAAGATGCGATCAAAAATTTGGTTTTGTCTGCGAAGAAAACATGg GTCAGTGTGACTTTGATAGGATGTACCCGGGAACCGGATGTGGAGTAGCATCGCCTCAGAAATCGGAAGTCACACTTTCCGATTGCCTCAACAACTGTCGTAACATTCCAATACAGCCGGGGG GTGAGGAATGCTGGGGGGTAGGGTTCTACCTGAACTATGCACAAGAAGATTGTTGGATGTTTTTGTCTGTTGACCCAGAGGCGTGCGCCAAAGATAACTTTCAATTTGCATCAATTGATATGTACATCAAGACCTGTTTTACTC AGACTGTCAACAGCACAGTGGTTTCTGATAACTCCAATAGCCTTAGCCCCGAATCTTCCTGTCTCATACAATACTCGACGTCACAGACGGAAGTAGCCTCGGTCTCAACATCAACGCTACCGGATGTTACCACACAATCCATGGCCTTGGAAAAAA CATCTCCACAATACTCTACTGAAACCTGTTTTTGTCCGTGTGAAACGAATTCAACTGTGTCATTAGAGGAAGTTTTGGCGCGAATAAAGCGAGAGCTAACAATAGACAAGAAAGAGACTTCAGCGTACATCAGGACCAAAACGTGCGCCGAGGACAATCGACGGAGTTCACAGTTCATCGGATTCGGCGGAATAGTGTTTATCGCAATAGAAAtcggattttttattttactagaCTTCCCCAACGTCGTTGATATGTTCAGGCTTCTCAAGAAAAACGTTTATTCCCGCTGA